Proteins from a genomic interval of Spea bombifrons isolate aSpeBom1 chromosome 4, aSpeBom1.2.pri, whole genome shotgun sequence:
- the RAVER1 gene encoding ribonucleoprotein PTB-binding 1 — MSAEGNEAGEQVTRLDPKEIRSRVERMKREVKNRRKVLIKGLPTDISNQEVHDLLREYELKYCFVDKYKGTAFVTLLNGEQAESAIRRFHQTRLRDREISVQLQPTDALLCIANLPHGYTQQQFEDLVRPFGNLERCFLVYNGATGHPKGYGFVEYMKKDSASRAKSDLLGRQLGARTLYVHWSDVSQLTYELLHSRCLCVEQLQECDAGELREAFSKTCSPVFCQLAYGQDGQFKGFAVVEYESDVVTEVVQQQMDGSVVAGSKVRVSFCAPGPPGRSMLAALIAAQATALNRGNGLLPEPNFLQILNSLGSPATLQLLLNPLLHGVAGNKQGILGAPPTMPLLSSPALSTALLQLVLQAQTTQKPGILGDSPLSALYGSVGLSPQLTPTTTKPPMSDLGLGNPVGPPSELGTPPLPQFVGPMASEWESPPPTPAMGSLVGLQKPGEPMASLLGDPPRDLHSSQFMNFHGRNSSTGSLGASSKPPLYKMKPHGRTPLASISDSILTPPEGYPYEYPGELTPHMFSQNRDRTVPNTGGYEPRLKTPPPSRFRNRSNSTPAPLPPFSAGSPSSYFTSGLQAGRQQTHLNKAVGALPSSPGGVAMGFEDQNAPPTNGLKTPIGAQKRGFSHLIPSPEPSPEGGYVGQHSQGLGGHYADSYLKRKRIF; from the exons ATGTCCGCGGAGGGTAATGAGGCAGGCGAGCAAGTAACCCGCCTAGACCCGAAGGAGATTAGGAGCCGGGTGGAGAGGATGAAACGGGAGGTGAAAAACCGGAGGAAagtgctgataaagggccttccAACCGACATCAGCAACCAG GAAGTCCACGATCTGTTGCGGGAATATGAGCTGAAATACTGTTTTGTGGATAAATACAAAGGAACTG CCTTTGTAACGCTGCTGAATGGGGAGCAGGCAGAGTCCGCCATCCGCCGCTTCCACCAGACGCGACTCCGCGACCGAGAGATCTCCGTGCAGCTGCAGCCCACCGATGCCCTCCTCTGCATCGCCAACCTGCCCCACGGCTACACCCAGCAGCAGTTCGAGGATCTAGTCCGCCCCTTCGGGAACCTGGAGCGCTGTTTCCTGGTATACAACGGGGCCACTGGCCACCCCAAGGGCTACGGCTTCGTGGAGTACATGAAGAAGGACTCTGCCTCCCGTGCCAAATCTGACCTTCTAGGGCGCCAGCTGGGCGCGCGCACCCTGTATGTCCATTGGTCGGATGTCAGTCAGCTGACGTACGAGCTGCTGCACTCCCGCTGCCTGTGCGTGGAGCAGTTACAGGAGTGCGATGCTGGCGAGCTCAGGGAGGCTTTCTCAAAGACATGCTCTCCCGTCTTCTGCCAG CTGGCTTACGGTCAGGACGGGCAGTTTAAAGGCTTTGCCGTCGTGGAGTACGAGTCGGACGTTGTGACCGAAGTCGTCCAGCAGCAGATGGATGGATCCGTGGTGGCTGGAAGTAAAGTCCGGGTTTCATTTTGTGCCCCCGGCCCGCCTGGCAGGAGTATGCTGGCGGCTCTCATAGCCGCGCAAGCAACG GCGTTGAATCGCGGTAATGGACTTCTCCCAGAGCCCAACTTCCTCCAGATCCTAAACAGCCTGGGCTCTCCTGCCAcactgcagctgctgctaaaCCCTCTGCTACACGGCGTGGCCGGGAATAAGCAAG GGATCCTTGGCGCACCCCCTACCATGCCGCTTCTCTCCAGCCCTGCGCTCTCTACTGCTCTGCTGCAGCTGGTACTGCAGGCCCAGACAACACAG AAACCTGGTATTCTGGGAGACTCTCCACTCTCTGCATTGTATGGATCGGTGGGCTTATCACCCCAGCTTACCCCCACAACTACAAAACCACCCATGTCTGATTTAGGACTTG GTAATCCAGTTGGCCCACCTTCCGAGCTAGGAACGCCACCTCTACCCCAGTTTGTGGGACCGATGGCATCTGAGTGGGAGAGTCCTCCTCCCACTCCTGCAATGGGCTCCTTGGTTGGACTTCAAAAGCCAGGAGAGCCtatg GCTTCCCTTTTGGGGGATCCACCAAGAGATCTGCACTCTTCTCAGTTCATGAATTTCCATGGCAGGAACAGCAGCACAGGATCTCTAG GTGCATCTAGTAAACCACCTTTATATAAGATGAAACCTCATGGAAGAACCCCTCTGGCTTCCATATCGGACTCGATCCTGACTCCCCCGGAAGGCTATCCATACGAATATCCAGGG gAGCTGACACCTCACATGTTCTCTCAAAACAGAGACCGCACTGTCCCAAACACGGGAGGCTATGAGCCAAGGCTAAAG ACACCCCCACCTTCCAGGTTTCGGAATCGCAGTAATAGTACccctgcccccctgcccccgttTAGCGCTGGGTCTCCATCCTCTTACTTCACGAGTGGCTTGCAGGCTGGGCGCCAGCAAACTCACCTGAATAAG GCAGTTGGTGCGCTTCCAAGTAGCCCTGGAGGAGTAGCGATGGGCTTCGAGGACCAGAATGCTCCACCTACGAATGGACTCAAG ACCCCTATCGGAGCTCAGAAACGAGGCTTTTCGCACTTAATCCCCTCTCCGGAGCCCAGCCCGGAAGGGGGCTATGTTGGCCAGCACTCACAAGGCCTGGGAGGCCACTACGCGGACTCTTACCTCAAGCGCAAGAGAATATTCTAG